A portion of the Ferrimonas lipolytica genome contains these proteins:
- a CDS encoding DUF3343 domain-containing protein encodes MTLKNNTALTDCIITFASGHLALQAEQALINAGKTPRLITAPRAISSECGFCLLLPRCNGSKLAAALTLLTIQHSNIYQRYTLNGVRHYAQQH; translated from the coding sequence ATGACCCTCAAAAACAACACCGCGCTAACAGACTGCATCATTACCTTTGCATCGGGCCATCTTGCTTTGCAGGCCGAACAAGCTCTTATCAACGCAGGGAAAACACCACGATTGATCACTGCGCCTCGAGCAATCAGTTCCGAATGTGGCTTTTGCTTGTTATTACCTCGATGCAACGGCAGCAAACTCGCTGCCGCCCTCACCCTGCTAACCATTCAACACAGCAACATTTACCAACGCTACACCCTTAATGGAGTAAGACACTATGCACAACAACATTGA
- a CDS encoding acyl-CoA dehydratase activase has translation MISCGIDIGSRTIKIALYDGSAVVDSMVTMSGSAPQQIAEECYQQLLNRNDLCSNGIAFTTATGYGRNYFSLADKASSEIICHSAGVAFLCPDAKTIIDIGGQDSKVMQLLDGGKVGDFAMNDRCAAGTGKFIEMVAQTLNIPVASTGALALSSNASCDISSMCAVFAESEVIGLLHKGIPAEVILRGIFDSVAKRVVSLGRKVGFRGPVVFTGGVAQNPGVVAAIQQQLIEHNIVTPNQPQLTGAIGAAIIGYRTAVARNSASASIGACQ, from the coding sequence GTGATCAGTTGCGGCATTGATATCGGCTCACGCACCATCAAGATCGCGCTTTACGACGGCAGCGCTGTTGTTGATTCGATGGTTACCATGAGCGGCTCGGCGCCACAACAAATCGCCGAAGAGTGTTACCAACAGCTACTTAACCGTAACGATTTGTGTAGCAATGGCATCGCCTTCACTACTGCCACTGGCTATGGTCGTAATTACTTCTCACTGGCAGACAAAGCCTCGTCAGAGATAATTTGTCACAGCGCTGGAGTGGCTTTTCTGTGCCCCGATGCCAAAACTATTATTGATATCGGCGGCCAAGATTCCAAAGTGATGCAACTGTTAGACGGCGGTAAGGTTGGCGACTTCGCAATGAACGACCGCTGTGCCGCTGGTACCGGCAAATTCATCGAGATGGTAGCGCAAACCCTAAACATACCAGTGGCGAGTACCGGCGCCTTGGCGTTATCAAGCAACGCCAGCTGCGATATCTCCTCTATGTGTGCGGTATTTGCAGAGTCTGAGGTGATCGGTTTACTGCACAAAGGGATCCCGGCCGAGGTTATCTTACGTGGGATCTTTGATTCGGTCGCCAAACGAGTCGTGTCACTAGGTCGTAAGGTCGGCTTTCGTGGCCCAGTCGTCTTTACCGGTGGGGTGGCACAGAATCCCGGCGTAGTGGCAGCAATCCAGCAACAACTGATTGAGCACAACATTGTCACTCCCAATCAGCCCCAATTAACCGGGGCTATCGGTGCCGCCATCATTGGTTATCGTACCGCTGTAGCTAGGAATAGTGCCAGTGCCAGTATTGGAGCTTGCCAATGA
- the csrA gene encoding carbon storage regulator CsrA, with protein MLILTRRVGETLMIGDEVTVTVLGVKGNQVRIGVNAPKEVSVHREEIYMRIQAEKEGGNSTSGNF; from the coding sequence ATGCTGATTTTGACTCGCCGTGTGGGCGAAACGTTAATGATCGGTGACGAAGTTACTGTCACTGTATTGGGTGTGAAAGGGAATCAAGTCCGAATCGGTGTGAATGCCCCTAAGGAAGTTTCCGTTCACCGTGAAGAGATCTACATGCGGATCCAAGCGGAGAAAGAAGGCGGAAATAGCACTAGCGGCAATTTCTAA
- a CDS encoding regulatory protein RecX: MGLLSRRDHSRGELQRKMHSRGFSSEQIEAAIGRVIDFGYLDDERFAHSFVRYRSQRGLGPQRLRSDLRERQVDTELIKAALAQTEVDFFESCLALRQRKFGEALPADFKERAKQQRYLAYRGFSMDMIRYALSPSE, encoded by the coding sequence GTGGGATTGTTATCCCGCCGTGATCATAGCCGTGGCGAGTTGCAACGAAAGATGCACAGCCGCGGTTTTTCGTCTGAGCAGATCGAGGCGGCCATTGGGCGAGTTATCGATTTTGGTTATTTAGACGATGAGCGTTTTGCCCACAGTTTTGTGCGCTATCGTTCTCAGCGTGGACTGGGGCCGCAACGGCTTCGTTCTGATCTGCGCGAACGGCAAGTTGATACAGAGCTTATTAAGGCCGCGTTGGCACAAACCGAGGTCGATTTCTTTGAGAGCTGCTTAGCGCTGCGGCAACGGAAGTTTGGTGAAGCATTACCAGCTGACTTTAAAGAGCGTGCTAAACAGCAACGTTATCTTGCCTATCGTGGTTTCTCAATGGATATGATCCGCTATGCGCTCTCTCCAAGCGAATAG
- the yedF gene encoding sulfurtransferase-like selenium metabolism protein YedF gives MHNNIDVRGIELDRAVDAVKQVIKAKELSSLEIQSSAQLTTTALLDILHQQGANCEVMDAAEGQTIIANLGNGSVMEQKSYVVGSTTIGSGDDVIGSKLMNAFFNVSADYEQIPASIFLLNSGVKLCIEQADSVPALTLLQQKGCDIIVCGTCLDFFGIKDKLAVGRIGTMHDLIGIYHNKGDVISL, from the coding sequence ATGCACAACAACATTGACGTTCGTGGGATTGAACTGGATAGAGCCGTTGACGCGGTTAAGCAGGTTATTAAGGCGAAAGAGTTAAGCTCACTAGAGATCCAAAGTTCGGCACAGTTAACCACCACGGCACTGCTGGATATCCTGCATCAACAAGGAGCCAACTGCGAAGTAATGGACGCAGCTGAGGGGCAAACCATTATTGCTAATCTGGGAAATGGCTCAGTGATGGAGCAAAAATCATATGTGGTTGGCTCCACCACTATTGGCAGCGGCGACGACGTTATTGGTTCAAAATTAATGAACGCTTTTTTCAACGTCAGCGCCGATTATGAGCAGATCCCTGCATCAATTTTCTTGCTAAATAGCGGTGTTAAGCTGTGCATAGAACAAGCAGATTCAGTACCCGCACTGACGTTGCTGCAACAAAAAGGCTGCGACATTATCGTCTGTGGCACCTGTCTGGATTTCTTTGGGATCAAGGATAAACTTGCAGTTGGCCGCATCGGCACCATGCACGACCTTATAGGTATCTACCACAATAAGGGGGATGTCATCTCGCTTTAG
- the recA gene encoding recombinase RecA: MDDNKKRALSAALGQIEKQFGKGSIMRLGDATAMDIESVSTGSLGLDIALGIGGLPFGRVIEIYGPESSGKTTMTLQVIAEAQKMGKTCAFVDAEHALDPIYAEKLGVNVNELLVSQPDTGEQALEICDMLVRSGAVDVLVVDSVAALTPKAEIEGEMGDSHVGLQARLMSQALRKLTGNLKRSNTMCIFINQIRMKIGVMFGSPETTTGGNALKFYSSVRLDIRRIGAIKDGDEVVGNETRVKVVKNKVAPPFKQAEFQILYGAGTSKHGELIDWGVKQKLVEKSGAWYSYKGEKIGQGKANSIRFLKENPAISDEIEALLREQLLVKAAPADQAEEQESELS; this comes from the coding sequence ATGGACGACAATAAAAAACGCGCACTCAGTGCGGCGCTAGGTCAGATTGAAAAGCAGTTTGGTAAAGGGTCCATCATGCGATTGGGCGATGCCACTGCGATGGATATTGAATCGGTATCTACTGGCTCTCTGGGTTTGGATATCGCACTGGGTATAGGTGGTTTACCGTTTGGCCGCGTGATTGAGATCTACGGTCCAGAATCTTCTGGTAAAACCACCATGACCTTGCAAGTCATCGCTGAAGCACAAAAGATGGGTAAAACCTGTGCCTTCGTTGATGCTGAGCACGCGCTGGATCCAATCTACGCTGAAAAGCTGGGCGTAAACGTCAATGAACTGCTGGTTTCCCAGCCAGATACCGGTGAGCAAGCACTTGAGATCTGTGACATGCTGGTACGTTCAGGTGCGGTTGATGTACTGGTTGTCGATTCGGTAGCGGCGTTGACCCCTAAAGCTGAAATCGAAGGTGAGATGGGTGATTCTCACGTAGGTTTGCAGGCACGTTTGATGTCTCAAGCGTTACGTAAGTTAACCGGTAACCTGAAACGTTCCAATACCATGTGTATTTTCATTAACCAAATCCGCATGAAGATCGGTGTGATGTTTGGTTCACCTGAAACCACCACTGGTGGTAACGCGCTGAAGTTCTACTCCTCTGTTCGTCTTGATATCCGTCGTATCGGCGCCATCAAAGACGGCGACGAAGTGGTTGGTAACGAAACCCGCGTTAAAGTGGTTAAGAACAAGGTTGCTCCACCATTTAAGCAAGCAGAGTTCCAGATCCTATACGGTGCAGGTACCTCTAAGCACGGCGAATTGATCGACTGGGGCGTGAAGCAGAAGTTGGTTGAGAAGTCAGGTGCTTGGTACAGCTACAAAGGCGAGAAGATTGGCCAAGGTAAAGCGAACTCCATCCGCTTCTTAAAAGAAAACCCAGCCATCTCTGACGAGATTGAAGCGTTGTTGCGTGAGCAGTTGTTGGTGAAGGCAGCACCGGCTGATCAAGCTGAAGAGCAAGAGTCAGAACTTTCTTAA
- a CDS encoding YqaA family protein: MSYTFTGLFVAAFVSASLAPGGSEAALIYLLQQSPHQIATLVAIATIGNTLGSLTSYALGRWVHRSKPPEKLLKGKENKALSIVQRYGQWSLLLAWLPLIGDALPLLAGWFRFNLLSSTLLILLGKLLRYLVLSALTLGVLQQL; encoded by the coding sequence ATGAGTTACACCTTTACTGGTCTTTTTGTGGCCGCTTTTGTTTCGGCAAGCCTTGCTCCCGGTGGCTCTGAAGCGGCATTAATCTATCTACTCCAACAATCCCCCCATCAAATCGCCACCTTGGTGGCTATTGCAACCATTGGTAACACTTTAGGTTCGCTCACCAGCTATGCCCTCGGTCGCTGGGTCCATCGTAGTAAGCCCCCAGAGAAATTATTAAAAGGTAAAGAAAACAAAGCGCTATCTATCGTTCAACGCTATGGGCAATGGTCGCTGTTGTTGGCTTGGCTACCGTTGATCGGCGATGCACTGCCATTACTCGCAGGCTGGTTTCGCTTTAATCTACTATCCAGTACTCTGTTAATTCTGCTCGGCAAACTGTTGCGATATCTTGTGCTTAGCGCTTTGACGTTAGGAGTACTGCAACAGCTTTAG
- a CDS encoding aminotransferase class V-fold PLP-dependent enzyme: MIYLDHAATSNPKPATVVDAMMHFISDGCANPGRASHPLANAGARLIFDTRQKLLQFFHAEPTAHAVFTANITESLNLALKGLLQSGDEVIVSSMEHNAMMRPLRQLEQNGVVVTVIECDPQTGIIDVDAINAAISATTRLVAINHGSNTFGTVQPIAEIGALCRQQNCLFLIDSAQTAGCTPINMSSSNVDLLAFTGHKGLLGPMGIGGLVLNARAQDANITPLICGGTGSNSELEIQPQTLPDALESGTPNLPGIAGLNAALDWLEHTGVDTINQHEQCLTAQLIAGLKQIPGVSVLGPAADQPRVGVVSLLIDGKDNGEIDEQLAYDHQIYCRTGLHCAPASHQTMGTFPNGTVRLSVGAFTRADEVQCAIEAIAKIASN; this comes from the coding sequence ATGATTTACTTAGATCATGCTGCCACCAGTAACCCCAAACCGGCAACGGTCGTTGACGCAATGATGCACTTTATCAGCGATGGTTGCGCTAACCCTGGCCGCGCCAGTCACCCATTGGCCAACGCTGGGGCCCGACTTATCTTCGACACGCGCCAAAAATTGTTGCAGTTTTTTCACGCTGAGCCCACAGCCCATGCGGTGTTTACCGCCAATATCACCGAATCCCTGAATCTTGCCCTCAAAGGGCTGCTTCAAAGCGGGGATGAGGTGATAGTTAGCAGCATGGAACACAACGCCATGATGCGGCCGCTGCGCCAGTTGGAGCAAAACGGTGTAGTGGTAACGGTTATTGAATGTGATCCTCAAACTGGAATTATCGACGTTGATGCCATCAACGCGGCAATCTCTGCCACTACACGCCTAGTTGCCATCAATCACGGTTCCAACACCTTTGGTACTGTGCAGCCCATTGCGGAGATTGGCGCCTTGTGTCGCCAACAAAACTGCTTGTTTCTTATCGACAGTGCCCAAACCGCTGGCTGTACACCAATTAACATGAGCAGCAGCAACGTCGATTTGCTGGCCTTTACTGGCCATAAAGGATTACTGGGACCGATGGGGATCGGCGGCTTGGTGCTCAACGCTCGCGCCCAAGATGCCAATATCACCCCACTTATTTGTGGCGGCACCGGCAGTAATTCAGAGCTCGAAATACAGCCACAAACTCTACCGGATGCGCTAGAGAGCGGTACCCCTAACCTGCCGGGTATTGCTGGTCTAAATGCCGCATTGGATTGGCTCGAGCATACCGGGGTCGACACCATTAACCAACACGAACAATGCCTTACTGCACAGTTGATTGCAGGTCTAAAGCAGATCCCTGGAGTCTCGGTACTTGGTCCTGCTGCTGACCAACCGCGAGTTGGGGTGGTGTCGCTGCTTATCGACGGCAAAGACAACGGCGAGATAGACGAGCAACTAGCCTACGACCACCAGATATATTGCCGTACTGGCCTGCACTGTGCGCCGGCATCGCATCAAACCATGGGGACCTTCCCTAATGGCACTGTACGTTTAAGTGTCGGCGCCTTTACTCGTGCCGATGAGGTGCAATGCGCTATCGAAGCCATCGCTAAGATCGCCTCAAATTAA
- the alaS gene encoding alanine--tRNA ligase: MHMTTAEIREAFLEYFRSQGHERVASSSLVPHNDPTLLFTNAGMNQFKDCFLGAEQRNYTRATSAQRCVRAGGKHNDLENVGFTARHHTFFEMLGNFSFGDYFKREAIKYAWGFLTEELKLPKEKLCVTVYETDDEAFEIWNKEIGVPAKDIIRIGDNKGAAYASDNFWQMGDTGPCGPCTEIFYDHGEQHWGGRPGTPEEDGDRFIEIWNIVFMQFNRQADGTMEPLPKPAVDTGMGIERVAAIKQGGHSNYDIDIFQTLIKDAAAVVGTDALDNKSLRVIADHIRSCSFLIVDGVMPSNEGRGYVLRRIIRRAVRHGNKLGATDTFFHKLVGPLAAVMGSAGSELKAQQAMVEKVLRIEEENFGRTLERGLKILSDALENLDGKVLDGTTVFKLYDTYGFPADLTNDVAREQGFEIDEDGFKAEMEAQRQRAREAGKFSVNYANVTSIDAKSEFTGYDNIEQWAKVVAIYKEGESVGQLQEGEEGQVILDNTSFYAESGGQVGDTGELIMQDGAFTVTDTKKSGDAIMHIGYVSGGEIHVGEELTASINQERRQAIKLNHSATHLLHAALRKVLGEHVTQKGSQCSFDGLRFDFSHFEGVTVSQMRTVEAMVNDQIRANHEVGTRLMDIEAAKEAGAMALFGEKYDDEVRVVGMGEFSTELCGGTHVNRTGDIGFFKIISEGGIAAGIRRIEAISGEGAIDAMHQLGERLDSLSGVLKSDSKNLADAARNMIERTKWLEKEVERLAGKLAGHEVALLADDAQEIGGVKVVVAKADGIDSKALRSTMDQLKVKLGSGIAVLAVIADGKVTIAAGVTKDLIGKVKAGELVNVVATAVGGKGGGRPDMAMAGGSDIAALPAALESAQAWLSDKL, translated from the coding sequence ATGCACATGACCACCGCCGAGATCCGCGAAGCGTTTCTTGAATACTTTCGTTCTCAAGGCCACGAACGCGTGGCGTCTAGCTCGTTAGTACCACACAATGATCCTACCCTGCTGTTCACCAACGCAGGCATGAACCAATTTAAGGATTGTTTCCTTGGTGCTGAACAACGTAATTACACTCGTGCGACCTCAGCCCAGCGCTGTGTTCGTGCCGGTGGTAAGCATAACGATCTAGAAAACGTTGGTTTTACTGCGCGTCACCACACCTTCTTTGAAATGCTGGGGAACTTCAGTTTTGGTGATTACTTCAAGCGCGAAGCGATCAAGTATGCGTGGGGCTTCCTAACTGAAGAGTTGAAGCTGCCAAAAGAGAAGCTGTGCGTAACGGTTTATGAAACCGATGATGAAGCGTTTGAGATTTGGAACAAAGAGATTGGTGTTCCAGCAAAAGACATTATCCGCATAGGCGATAACAAAGGCGCTGCTTACGCTTCTGATAACTTCTGGCAGATGGGTGATACTGGCCCTTGTGGTCCATGTACTGAAATCTTCTACGATCACGGCGAGCAACACTGGGGCGGTCGCCCTGGTACGCCAGAGGAAGATGGCGATCGTTTCATCGAGATTTGGAACATCGTATTTATGCAGTTTAACCGTCAAGCGGATGGCACCATGGAACCGCTGCCTAAGCCTGCGGTTGATACCGGCATGGGCATCGAGCGTGTTGCTGCTATTAAGCAGGGCGGTCACTCCAACTACGATATTGATATCTTCCAGACGTTAATTAAAGACGCTGCTGCTGTGGTTGGTACCGACGCGCTGGATAACAAGTCGCTGCGGGTAATTGCCGATCACATCCGCTCTTGTTCCTTCCTGATCGTTGATGGCGTAATGCCTTCTAACGAAGGTCGTGGTTACGTGTTGCGCCGCATTATCCGTCGCGCTGTACGTCACGGTAACAAGCTGGGGGCCACCGATACCTTCTTCCATAAATTGGTAGGCCCACTGGCCGCAGTAATGGGTAGTGCCGGTAGCGAGCTCAAGGCTCAACAAGCGATGGTTGAGAAAGTACTGCGTATTGAAGAGGAAAACTTTGGTCGTACCCTAGAGCGCGGACTAAAGATTCTTTCAGATGCACTGGAAAACCTAGACGGCAAAGTGTTGGACGGTACAACTGTATTTAAGTTGTACGATACCTATGGTTTCCCAGCGGATCTTACCAACGATGTGGCGCGTGAGCAGGGCTTCGAGATTGACGAAGATGGCTTTAAAGCCGAGATGGAAGCACAGCGCCAGCGTGCTCGCGAGGCCGGTAAGTTCAGCGTTAATTACGCTAACGTAACCAGCATCGATGCTAAAAGTGAGTTCACCGGTTATGACAATATCGAGCAGTGGGCCAAAGTGGTTGCCATCTATAAAGAGGGTGAGTCCGTAGGCCAGCTGCAAGAAGGTGAAGAGGGTCAGGTGATCCTAGACAACACCAGCTTCTACGCTGAGAGCGGCGGCCAAGTGGGTGATACCGGTGAGCTGATTATGCAAGACGGCGCATTCACCGTTACTGACACCAAGAAGTCCGGCGACGCTATCATGCACATCGGTTACGTCTCCGGTGGTGAGATCCACGTTGGTGAAGAGCTGACTGCCTCCATTAATCAGGAGCGTCGTCAGGCGATTAAGCTGAATCACAGCGCCACCCACTTGCTCCACGCGGCGCTACGCAAAGTATTGGGTGAGCACGTAACCCAGAAGGGCTCCCAATGCTCCTTCGATGGTTTGCGTTTTGACTTTAGCCATTTCGAAGGCGTGACCGTATCTCAAATGCGTACCGTCGAGGCGATGGTAAATGACCAGATCCGCGCTAACCATGAAGTAGGCACCCGCTTGATGGATATTGAAGCGGCGAAAGAAGCTGGCGCCATGGCGCTGTTTGGTGAGAAGTACGACGACGAAGTGCGTGTTGTTGGCATGGGCGAGTTCTCCACTGAACTGTGTGGTGGTACTCACGTTAACCGCACCGGTGATATTGGCTTCTTCAAGATTATCTCCGAAGGCGGTATCGCTGCCGGTATCCGTCGTATCGAAGCGATCTCTGGTGAAGGCGCTATCGATGCCATGCATCAACTGGGAGAGCGTTTAGATAGCCTTTCTGGGGTCTTGAAGTCTGACAGCAAAAATTTGGCTGATGCCGCTCGAAACATGATTGAGCGCACAAAGTGGCTGGAAAAAGAGGTCGAGCGTCTGGCCGGCAAGTTGGCGGGGCATGAAGTCGCGTTGCTAGCAGATGATGCACAGGAGATTGGTGGCGTTAAAGTGGTTGTTGCGAAGGCCGATGGTATCGACTCTAAAGCACTACGAAGCACCATGGATCAGCTTAAAGTTAAACTTGGCAGCGGCATCGCGGTATTGGCTGTGATTGCTGATGGTAAGGTCACCATCGCGGCCGGCGTTACCAAAGATCTAATCGGCAAAGTAAAAGCTGGTGAGTTGGTTAACGTGGTTGCGACTGCCGTTGGCGGTAAAGGCGGTGGTCGACCAGATATGGCGATGGCTGGTGGTAGCGATATAGCGGCACTACCGGCTGCACTGGAAAGTGCCCAAGCCTGGTTGTCTGATAAGTTGTAA
- a CDS encoding aspartate kinase codes for MALYVQKFGGTSVGSLERIEAVADRIARASRSGDKIVVVLSAMAGETNRLLNLAHSVAAEPDPRELDMLVSTGEQISISLMAMALHKRGISAQAILGDQAQILTNDHHGKARIQHVATDNLNNLLGLGIIPIVAGFQGRSESGQLTTLGRGGSDTTAVAIAAALKADECQIYTDVDGVYTTDPRVEPKARKMDFITFEEMMELSSLGAKVLQIRSVEYAGRYNVPLRVLSSFGDGEGTLIMYDQNSDKVPLVSGIAFNRDEASLTLVGVPDEANVAAQILTPISDSGIDVDMIVHTTTVAGCADFTFTVHRNDFSQAKALLSPVAKKLGAQHVKSDNGLCKVSVVGVGMKNHSGVASRMFQTLGQEGISVQLISTSEIKISVAIEEKYLELAVRSLHSAFDLAEKT; via the coding sequence GTGGCATTATACGTACAAAAGTTCGGTGGCACCTCGGTGGGCTCGTTAGAGCGCATTGAGGCTGTTGCTGATCGTATCGCTCGAGCATCACGCAGTGGCGATAAAATCGTGGTAGTGCTTTCGGCTATGGCAGGGGAGACTAACCGTCTGCTCAATTTGGCTCACAGTGTTGCTGCAGAGCCAGATCCGCGTGAATTGGATATGCTGGTCAGTACCGGCGAGCAGATCTCGATTTCATTGATGGCAATGGCGCTGCATAAGCGTGGCATTAGCGCCCAAGCAATCTTAGGCGACCAAGCGCAGATCCTAACCAATGACCACCACGGCAAAGCACGCATTCAGCATGTTGCTACCGACAACCTAAACAACCTCTTGGGATTAGGCATTATCCCAATTGTTGCAGGGTTTCAGGGGCGAAGTGAGTCTGGTCAGCTGACGACCTTGGGTCGCGGTGGCAGTGACACCACCGCAGTGGCGATTGCTGCCGCGCTCAAGGCCGATGAATGCCAAATCTATACCGATGTCGATGGTGTCTACACTACCGACCCAAGGGTTGAGCCTAAAGCGCGTAAAATGGATTTCATCACCTTTGAAGAGATGATGGAGCTGTCCAGTTTAGGCGCTAAGGTGTTACAAATCCGCTCGGTAGAGTATGCAGGTCGCTATAATGTACCTTTAAGGGTTCTATCTAGCTTCGGCGACGGCGAGGGCACATTGATCATGTACGATCAGAACAGCGATAAAGTGCCTTTGGTATCGGGTATCGCATTCAATCGAGATGAAGCTAGTCTAACCTTAGTAGGTGTGCCAGACGAAGCTAATGTGGCGGCGCAAATATTGACTCCGATCAGTGACTCCGGCATTGATGTTGATATGATTGTGCACACGACTACGGTGGCCGGCTGTGCCGACTTTACCTTTACTGTGCATCGAAATGACTTTTCTCAGGCTAAGGCGTTGCTTTCCCCAGTTGCTAAGAAATTAGGAGCTCAGCACGTGAAATCTGATAACGGTCTATGTAAGGTGTCAGTTGTCGGTGTTGGTATGAAAAATCACTCTGGCGTTGCCAGCCGGATGTTCCAAACTCTGGGGCAGGAAGGCATCAGCGTACAGCTGATTTCAACGTCAGAGATTAAGATTTCAGTGGCAATTGAAGAAAAGTATCTAGAATTGGCAGTTCGTAGCCTACATAGTGCTTTTGATCTTGCTGAAAAAACATAA
- the nsrR gene encoding nitric oxide-sensing transcriptional repressor NsrR encodes MQLTSFSDFAFRALLYLGTLPEGELTSISKVTEVYGVSRNHMVKVINKLGHAGFVTTIRGKNGGIKLAKQPEDIRLGDVVRALEPLKLIDCSNPFCHIVPACKLKNVLAEAGESFLQTLDSYTLADMLSSQRDELVALLQPQ; translated from the coding sequence GTGCAACTAACTAGCTTTAGTGATTTTGCGTTTCGTGCTCTGTTGTATCTCGGTACGCTTCCAGAAGGGGAGCTAACCAGCATCAGCAAGGTAACTGAAGTGTATGGCGTTTCTCGTAACCACATGGTTAAGGTCATCAACAAACTTGGTCATGCGGGCTTCGTTACCACTATCCGTGGTAAAAACGGCGGCATCAAGTTAGCTAAGCAGCCGGAAGATATTCGGTTGGGCGATGTTGTACGTGCATTAGAACCACTGAAGCTGATCGACTGCTCCAATCCATTTTGTCATATCGTTCCAGCGTGTAAGCTGAAAAACGTATTGGCAGAAGCGGGTGAGTCATTTTTGCAAACGCTCGATAGTTACACTCTTGCGGATATGCTGTCATCACAACGAGATGAATTAGTGGCGTTGCTACAGCCGCAATAA
- a CDS encoding double-cubane-cluster-containing anaerobic reductase — MTDIATQPEQSEKALFDYFKGSISDEIGYMREQKAAGRGIVGFYCEFTPRDLILAAGAMPICLCGTNKNTISHAETLLPANLCPMIKASFGYAVTGGCPLLNDSDLLVAETTCDGKKKMYEVLSRDHKMHVLELTQKPQQEVAFKHWLAEVEELKQTLEQTFDTTITEQKLRDAIKAMNAERRQILAIQQLGKHKPAIVSGLEIAQTRYRVAGFERHHKQMESFLSMAQRRLDEGYQAAPTNAPRILLTGCPTGQGTEKLIEIIEECGGLVVVQEACSGIKGVYEMVSEQGDPLEAIARKHFNIPCSCMTPNSKRETLLATLASEYQADAVIDLVWQACHTYNVESVLIHDFVRDELGLQYMKVETDYSDSDREQLKVRVQTLLELLQ; from the coding sequence ATGACTGATATCGCCACTCAACCAGAGCAAAGCGAAAAAGCTCTGTTTGACTACTTTAAAGGGTCGATTTCCGATGAAATCGGCTATATGCGCGAGCAAAAAGCGGCTGGTCGCGGCATTGTCGGTTTCTACTGTGAATTCACTCCACGGGACCTGATTCTAGCCGCTGGCGCAATGCCAATCTGCCTGTGTGGCACCAATAAAAATACCATCAGTCACGCGGAAACCTTACTACCAGCAAATTTGTGCCCGATGATCAAAGCCTCATTCGGTTATGCGGTTACTGGTGGTTGTCCACTGCTGAACGACTCCGACCTGTTGGTGGCTGAAACCACCTGTGACGGCAAGAAGAAGATGTATGAGGTGCTCTCACGCGACCATAAGATGCACGTACTCGAACTGACGCAAAAGCCGCAACAAGAGGTCGCCTTCAAACACTGGTTAGCCGAAGTAGAGGAGCTGAAACAAACCCTCGAGCAGACCTTCGATACCACCATTACTGAGCAAAAGTTGCGGGACGCCATTAAAGCAATGAACGCTGAACGGCGTCAGATCCTTGCGATTCAACAACTAGGCAAACATAAACCGGCTATCGTATCTGGCCTAGAAATAGCCCAGACACGCTATCGAGTGGCGGGATTTGAGCGCCATCATAAACAGATGGAGTCTTTCCTTTCCATGGCTCAGCGCCGCCTCGATGAGGGCTACCAAGCCGCTCCAACAAACGCCCCACGAATACTATTAACCGGCTGTCCTACTGGCCAAGGCACCGAAAAGTTGATTGAGATCATCGAGGAGTGCGGTGGTTTAGTCGTGGTGCAAGAAGCATGCTCTGGCATCAAGGGCGTCTACGAGATGGTGTCTGAACAGGGTGATCCACTCGAAGCAATTGCCCGCAAGCACTTCAACATTCCCTGCTCGTGCATGACCCCGAACAGCAAACGAGAAACTCTACTGGCAACGTTAGCAAGCGAATATCAGGCTGATGCAGTTATCGATCTTGTCTGGCAGGCTTGCCATACCTACAACGTCGAATCGGTACTGATCCACGATTTTGTGCGCGACGAGTTAGGGTTGCAATACATGAAGGTGGAAACCGACTACTCCGATTCAGACCGAGAGCAGCTGAAGGTACGCGTTCAAACCCTGCTAGAGCTGCTCCAGTGA